A window of the Roseburia sp. 831b genome harbors these coding sequences:
- a CDS encoding iron-sulfur cluster assembly scaffold protein produces the protein MIYTKEVENMCPVAKGAKHEPAPIPEEGKWVHSKKIEDISGFTHGVGWCAPQQGACKLSLNVKNGVIEEALVETIGCSGMTHSAAMAAEILQGKTILEALNTDLVCDAINTAMRELFLQIVYGRTQSAFSDDGLAVGAGLEDLGKGLRSQVGTMYATKEKGVRYLEMAEGYVTGIALDENNEVIGYQFVSLGKMTDFIKKGDDANTAWEKAAGSYGRVTPEQGAVKIIDPRQE, from the coding sequence ATGATTTACACTAAGGAAGTCGAAAACATGTGTCCTGTAGCAAAGGGCGCAAAACATGAACCAGCTCCAATTCCAGAAGAAGGAAAATGGGTTCATTCTAAAAAAATTGAAGATATCTCAGGTTTTACACACGGTGTTGGCTGGTGTGCACCACAGCAGGGTGCCTGCAAGCTTTCATTAAACGTGAAAAACGGTGTGATTGAAGAAGCTTTAGTTGAGACAATCGGATGTTCCGGTATGACTCATTCTGCAGCTATGGCAGCAGAAATTTTACAGGGTAAAACAATCCTGGAAGCTTTAAATACAGACTTAGTTTGTGATGCTATCAACACAGCTATGAGAGAATTATTCTTACAGATCGTTTACGGTCGTACACAGAGTGCATTCTCTGATGACGGATTAGCAGTAGGTGCTGGTCTTGAAGATTTAGGTAAGGGACTTCGTTCTCAGGTTGGTACAATGTACGCAACAAAAGAAAAAGGTGTTCGTTACTTAGAGATGGCTGAAGGATACGTAACAGGTATTGCTCTTGATGAGAACAACGAAGTTATCGGATATCAGTTCGTTTCTCTTGGAAAAATGACTGACTTCATCAAAAAGGGTGATGATGCTAACACAGCTTGGGAGAAGGCTGCAGGATCTTATGGTCGTGTAACTCCAGAGCAGGGTGCTGTTAAGATCATCGATCCAAGACAGGAATAG
- a CDS encoding YARHG domain-containing protein encodes MKKKFLVLTILMCTFTTTLLNGCGKKQNATPDNETLQDTETVTDQTVLEEQADTGEEGISYTWQDITVTLPQEWEDGYEIVEEDDGFSIYQKSSYDENQGLGFLCGFTHIGEFRNGALGETLIAYADDGSCYYWIEPTDLAYDENDASSQKEYEEMAEMVPQIVATVKISGDGVHTNADEYVLPLSDKKPLTSEMLDNLNDNELMIARNEIYARHGRTFQNEYLQSYFNKCSWYQGTTMPEEFDESVFSAMEKDNLSMLEAKEEAYESGHPYPKKYEYGTVIEEDLNADGNVEQIFCSLMEQKDGSYVPIVTINGRAFDISKDCQLVSPVTDCFYVTDITAADGELELAFLDYGPSCDPETYFFRFDGDMEFVGSVDGFPFKDQNDGINGFVNDGQVIGRIRTDLLETAYLNGYWLLNEETHALEYQEQEEYDYISTTAHQLYEKLPVRVTMDENAPEVVMQKQAEVYFLKSDLKEWILVKGKDGTKGYMQVKNGKVVELGKSANNVFSDLNYFD; translated from the coding sequence ATGAAAAAGAAATTTTTGGTTTTAACAATACTGATGTGTACGTTTACAACTACATTATTAAATGGATGTGGAAAGAAACAGAATGCAACGCCTGATAATGAGACGCTACAAGACACAGAGACGGTAACAGATCAGACGGTGTTGGAAGAACAGGCGGATACCGGGGAAGAAGGAATCTCCTACACATGGCAGGATATTACGGTAACACTGCCACAGGAGTGGGAGGACGGCTATGAAATCGTAGAAGAGGACGATGGTTTTTCAATTTACCAGAAAAGTTCTTACGACGAAAATCAGGGACTCGGTTTCTTGTGTGGGTTCACCCATATCGGGGAATTCAGAAATGGCGCGCTAGGTGAGACACTGATTGCGTATGCAGATGACGGAAGCTGTTATTACTGGATAGAGCCAACAGACCTTGCCTATGATGAAAATGATGCATCCAGCCAGAAAGAATATGAAGAGATGGCAGAAATGGTACCTCAGATTGTGGCAACAGTAAAAATCAGTGGCGACGGGGTACATACCAATGCAGACGAGTATGTGCTTCCACTCAGTGATAAAAAACCACTGACGAGTGAAATGTTAGACAACTTAAATGACAATGAGCTGATGATTGCCCGCAATGAGATTTACGCCAGACATGGAAGAACGTTCCAGAATGAGTATTTGCAAAGTTATTTCAATAAATGCAGCTGGTATCAGGGCACCACAATGCCGGAAGAATTCGATGAATCTGTTTTTTCTGCCATGGAAAAAGATAACCTGTCCATGCTGGAAGCAAAAGAAGAGGCATACGAGAGCGGACATCCATATCCGAAAAAATACGAATATGGAACGGTGATAGAAGAAGATTTAAACGCAGACGGCAATGTCGAGCAGATTTTTTGCAGCCTGATGGAACAAAAAGATGGCAGTTATGTGCCGATTGTGACCATCAATGGAAGAGCATTTGATATCAGCAAGGACTGTCAGCTGGTTTCTCCGGTTACAGACTGCTTTTATGTGACCGATATTACCGCCGCAGACGGAGAATTAGAACTTGCATTTTTGGACTACGGCCCAAGCTGTGACCCGGAAACATACTTTTTCCGTTTTGATGGTGACATGGAGTTTGTTGGAAGTGTGGATGGTTTTCCGTTCAAAGACCAGAATGATGGAATCAATGGTTTCGTAAATGATGGCCAGGTTATTGGAAGAATCCGTACCGATTTATTAGAAACAGCATATTTAAACGGTTACTGGCTGTTAAATGAAGAGACGCATGCGTTAGAATATCAGGAACAGGAAGAGTATGATTACATCTCAACAACCGCACATCAGCTCTATGAGAAATTGCCGGTTCGTGTGACGATGGATGAAAATGCACCTGAGGTTGTCATGCAAAAACAGGCAGAAGTATATTTCTTAAAATCTGATTTAAAGGAATGGATTCTTGTAAAAGGAAAAGATGGCACAAAAGGCTATATGCAGGTCAAGAATGGAAAAGTGGTAGAGCTTGGAAAATCAGCCAATAATGTTTTCTCAGACTTGAATTATTTTGATTAA
- a CDS encoding acyltransferase, whose amino-acid sequence MEQAKIKNLYDLNETIAKELLEGLTYPWEALPKIGAFIVELGEKLDPSKYEKRGENIWVAKSATVAPTAFLNGPLIIDEEAEIRHCAFIRGNAIVGKGSVVGNSTELKNVVIFNSVQVPHYNYVGDSILGYKSHMGAGSITSNVKSDKTLVVVKEEKEQIETGLKKFGAMLGDHVEVGCNSVLNPGTVIGRNTNVYPLSMVRGVVPANSIYKNKNEIVEKSE is encoded by the coding sequence ATGGAACAGGCAAAGATAAAGAATTTATATGATTTAAATGAGACAATCGCAAAGGAGTTACTCGAGGGGCTTACCTATCCTTGGGAAGCGCTGCCAAAGATTGGAGCATTTATTGTCGAGTTAGGAGAAAAATTAGACCCGTCGAAATACGAAAAACGCGGAGAGAACATCTGGGTGGCAAAGAGCGCAACCGTTGCGCCAACCGCTTTTTTGAATGGACCTTTGATTATTGATGAGGAGGCTGAAATCCGTCATTGCGCATTTATCCGTGGTAACGCAATTGTAGGAAAAGGCTCCGTTGTCGGAAATTCAACCGAACTGAAAAACGTTGTGATATTTAACAGTGTTCAGGTTCCACATTATAATTACGTCGGGGATTCTATTTTAGGATACAAATCACACATGGGAGCCGGCTCTATCACATCCAATGTAAAATCCGACAAGACACTGGTTGTGGTAAAAGAGGAAAAAGAACAGATTGAGACAGGACTGAAAAAATTCGGCGCAATGTTAGGAGACCACGTGGAGGTTGGATGTAACTCCGTTTTGAATCCAGGTACCGTAATCGGGCGAAACACCAACGTGTATCCGTTATCCATGGTGCGTGGTGTTGTCCCTGCAAACTCTATTTATAAGAATAAAAATGAAATTGTAGAAAAGAGCGAATAG
- a CDS encoding DNA topoisomerase III, whose protein sequence is MPKSLIITEKPSVAQEFARILRVSGRNDGYIENSEYVITWCVGHLVEMVYPEEYDEKYKRWKLEDLPFLPRDYKYHVIPAVSKQYEIVHRQLWREDIDTVYWAGDAGKEGQTIEENIRRFGGVREGMKELRVWIDSQTEEEITRGIREAKPMEEYDNLGNSGIMRTIEDYAMGINFSRVMSVKYGRLLNDAAGTNSYTAIAVGRVMTCVLGMVVIREREIRNFVETPFYRIVGSFTEADVEGEWKAIDGSQYFESPLLYKENGFKERESAQNLIDSLQDEKAIVKSIELGTSRKKAPLLFNLAELQAECAKRFKISPDETLQVAQDLYEKKLTTYPRTDARVLSTAVAKEIGRNISRLKVYQPVADYVDKIMKERLYANVARTQYTDDSKITDHYAIIPTGQLTELDSLTSLQRSVFDLIVRRFLSIFYPAATYQNVKLQVGMGKECFFASAKELKDPGFLEIMGKQQDEDKEEDEKSGRGLLAIAANLKNGDEILVDGLSIKEGKTSPPKRYTSGSMILAMENAGQLIEDEELRAQIKGSGIGTSATRAEIIRKLVRIHYLALNKRTQVLTPETLGEMVFEVVSMTVPALLNPKMTASWEKGLDGITAGTVAMEEYRTKLEDFIRRETESMIERNLMEPLTERIRPLVGKGGRGIAAKKKLGVPCPLCGGEVETTPFGYGCSNYQKDGSGCKFAIGTIAGRDLEEKELKQLLTNGKTGVLNGFVSKSKKKFSACLVLKKEEDGKSSIQFDFSENQPAYVEGVTCPVCGGRVEVTPYGYCCENHRSEGDGCYFSMGKIAGRAIRQEELKQLLINGRTDVLKGFVSKNKKKFNASLVLETAEDGRKSVNFDFSQNEAEIVEGVTCPMCGGEIVVKSFGYGCANYDPQNEASCKFAIGQIAGKDLTVAQVKELLTAGRTSTIRRFKSKSGKRFDACIMLDTDENGKKSLKFDFDHVEAKKVKDVVCPLCGGEIVQTPFGFGCANYVKDDENSCRFSIGKMAEKSLTEAQVKELLTEGRTSTIRGFKSKTGKKFDARIALNKDETGKVTGLKFDFEDLEQPSVKDVVCPLCGGKIVKTPFGYGCANYSKDDENSCRFSIGKIAGVTLKEAQVKELLLRKKTDVISGFIAKTGMMFDAPLKLTEDGRVTFDFPEKPKPVETTLICPKCKKQLKKSQWYYECECGFKLYHTIAKVELPEETVKELLETGKTKTKVVGFTAKSGNQFDACLKLEDDQIKFDFDNPGEDTAKQQDDAPFYEELEENPIEIPTEQTKMSEVSEDASGKDEN, encoded by the coding sequence TTGCCAAAATCGTTGATTATTACGGAGAAACCGAGTGTGGCACAGGAGTTTGCAAGAATACTGCGGGTCTCCGGTAGAAATGATGGATATATTGAAAACAGTGAGTATGTCATCACCTGGTGTGTGGGTCATCTGGTTGAGATGGTGTATCCGGAAGAATATGATGAAAAATATAAGCGCTGGAAGCTGGAGGATCTTCCTTTTTTGCCGCGCGATTATAAATATCATGTCATTCCTGCTGTGAGCAAGCAGTATGAGATTGTACATAGACAGCTTTGGAGGGAGGATATTGATACCGTCTACTGGGCAGGTGATGCGGGAAAAGAAGGTCAGACGATTGAGGAAAATATCAGACGCTTTGGCGGTGTGAGAGAGGGCATGAAAGAGCTTCGTGTCTGGATTGACTCACAGACAGAAGAAGAGATTACGAGAGGAATCCGTGAGGCAAAGCCGATGGAGGAGTATGACAATCTTGGTAATTCCGGGATTATGAGAACCATTGAAGATTATGCAATGGGAATCAATTTTTCACGTGTTATGTCAGTCAAGTATGGAAGACTGTTAAATGACGCCGCCGGAACCAATTCCTACACAGCAATTGCGGTTGGACGTGTTATGACCTGTGTGCTTGGAATGGTTGTCATCAGAGAGCGTGAGATACGAAACTTTGTGGAGACACCTTTTTACAGAATTGTCGGCTCTTTCACAGAGGCAGATGTAGAGGGCGAATGGAAGGCAATCGATGGTTCACAATATTTTGAGTCGCCTCTTTTGTATAAAGAAAATGGATTTAAGGAAAGAGAGAGCGCACAAAACCTGATAGATTCTTTGCAGGATGAAAAGGCGATTGTAAAATCCATTGAACTTGGAACTTCAAGAAAAAAGGCTCCGCTTCTTTTTAACCTGGCGGAGCTTCAGGCGGAGTGTGCAAAGCGTTTTAAGATAAGCCCGGATGAGACACTTCAGGTCGCACAGGATTTGTACGAAAAGAAGCTGACAACTTATCCAAGAACCGATGCGAGAGTGCTTTCTACTGCGGTTGCCAAGGAAATCGGAAGAAATATCAGCCGTCTTAAGGTATATCAGCCGGTGGCAGACTATGTCGATAAAATTATGAAGGAACGCCTTTATGCGAATGTGGCGAGAACACAATATACGGACGATTCCAAAATCACCGACCACTATGCGATTATTCCAACCGGTCAGCTCACGGAATTGGATTCCCTAACATCCTTACAAAGAAGCGTATTTGATTTGATTGTAAGACGTTTCCTTAGCATTTTTTACCCGGCAGCGACCTATCAGAATGTAAAATTGCAGGTTGGAATGGGCAAAGAATGTTTCTTTGCGTCTGCAAAAGAGTTAAAAGACCCTGGATTTTTAGAAATTATGGGAAAACAGCAGGACGAGGACAAAGAAGAGGATGAAAAATCAGGGCGAGGTCTTCTTGCCATTGCTGCAAACTTAAAAAATGGAGATGAGATTTTGGTGGATGGTCTTTCCATCAAAGAAGGTAAGACATCTCCGCCAAAGCGCTATACCTCCGGTTCCATGATTCTTGCGATGGAAAATGCGGGACAGCTTATTGAAGATGAAGAACTTCGTGCGCAGATTAAGGGTTCTGGAATCGGAACCTCTGCAACGAGAGCGGAAATCATACGAAAATTGGTACGAATTCATTATCTTGCATTAAATAAAAGAACGCAGGTCTTAACACCGGAGACACTTGGTGAGATGGTGTTTGAGGTTGTCAGCATGACAGTTCCGGCTCTTTTGAATCCGAAGATGACAGCGTCCTGGGAAAAGGGGCTAGATGGCATTACAGCCGGTACGGTTGCAATGGAGGAGTATCGCACCAAGTTAGAGGACTTCATTCGCCGTGAGACGGAATCCATGATCGAACGAAATCTGATGGAACCGTTGACCGAGCGGATCAGACCACTGGTAGGAAAAGGTGGGAGAGGAATTGCAGCAAAGAAAAAATTAGGCGTGCCATGCCCACTCTGTGGTGGCGAAGTCGAGACAACGCCATTTGGTTATGGATGCAGCAATTATCAAAAAGATGGCTCCGGCTGCAAGTTTGCAATCGGAACGATTGCCGGCCGGGATTTGGAAGAAAAAGAGTTAAAACAACTTTTAACAAATGGGAAAACGGGTGTATTGAATGGCTTTGTATCGAAAAGCAAGAAGAAGTTCAGTGCATGTTTGGTTTTGAAAAAAGAGGAAGATGGAAAGAGTTCCATTCAGTTTGATTTTTCCGAGAACCAGCCTGCTTATGTCGAGGGAGTTACCTGCCCGGTCTGTGGTGGAAGAGTGGAAGTAACGCCTTATGGCTATTGCTGTGAAAATCACCGCAGCGAAGGGGATGGCTGCTACTTTTCAATGGGAAAGATTGCCGGTCGTGCAATCAGACAGGAAGAGTTAAAACAACTTTTAATAAATGGAAGAACAGACGTATTAAAAGGATTTGTATCGAAAAACAAAAAGAAATTCAACGCGAGCCTGGTATTAGAGACTGCCGAAGATGGAAGAAAATCCGTGAATTTTGATTTTTCACAGAACGAGGCAGAGATTGTAGAAGGCGTCACCTGTCCGATGTGTGGCGGTGAGATTGTCGTAAAATCTTTCGGCTATGGATGTGCCAATTATGACCCACAAAACGAGGCAAGCTGTAAATTTGCAATCGGTCAGATTGCGGGAAAAGATTTGACGGTGGCACAGGTGAAGGAACTTTTGACAGCGGGAAGAACATCAACCATAAGAAGGTTTAAGTCAAAATCCGGGAAACGGTTTGATGCCTGCATTATGTTAGATACCGATGAAAATGGAAAAAAGAGCTTAAAGTTCGACTTTGACCATGTGGAAGCCAAAAAGGTAAAGGATGTGGTCTGCCCGCTTTGCGGAGGCGAGATTGTGCAGACGCCGTTTGGGTTTGGATGTGCAAATTATGTGAAAGACGATGAAAATTCCTGCCGCTTTTCCATTGGAAAGATGGCGGAAAAATCACTGACGGAAGCACAGGTAAAAGAACTTTTGACAGAGGGCAGAACCTCGACGATAAGAGGATTTAAGTCAAAAACCGGAAAAAAATTTGATGCACGTATTGCGTTAAACAAAGATGAAACCGGAAAGGTGACAGGATTAAAATTTGATTTTGAGGATTTGGAACAGCCGTCGGTTAAAGATGTGGTTTGTCCGCTCTGTGGCGGTAAGATTGTAAAGACGCCGTTTGGCTATGGATGCGCCAATTATTCGAAGGACGATGAAAATTCCTGCCGTTTTTCCATCGGAAAGATTGCGGGTGTTACCTTAAAAGAAGCACAGGTGAAAGAATTACTGCTGCGCAAAAAGACGGATGTGATATCCGGTTTTATTGCAAAGACAGGAATGATGTTTGACGCTCCGCTAAAATTAACAGAGGATGGAAGGGTAACGTTTGATTTCCCGGAAAAACCAAAGCCGGTGGAGACGACACTCATTTGTCCAAAGTGCAAGAAGCAGTTAAAGAAATCACAGTGGTACTATGAGTGCGAATGTGGCTTTAAGCTGTATCATACGATAGCAAAGGTAGAACTTCCGGAAGAAACGGTAAAAGAATTGCTAGAAACCGGCAAAACAAAGACAAAAGTAGTTGGATTCACCGCAAAATCTGGAAATCAGTTTGATGCATGTTTAAAACTCGAAGATGACCAGATAAAGTTTGATTTCGATAATCCGGGCGAAGATACCGCAAAACAGCAGGATGATGCTCCTTTTTATGAAGAATTAGAAGAAAATCCAATTGAAATTCCGACAGAACAGACAAAGATGTCGGAAGTGTCAGAAGATGCGTCAGGAAAAGATGAGAATTAG
- a CDS encoding ATP-binding protein, with protein MVVKTAVLKQLEALFKEQGNSVLILYGRKECEKEQLLNVYCQNKKYFYYRARETEARQQLIYMEKEIQSRFQVAVSKQNYEEYFKRVKSGGPEKLVLVIDEFDRIVKKDDSFWKAVVLLKEKKLYPGPVQIILSTSNENWVEHEMEAEKKSDYDRFVDKKIKVGDLDFLEVVRAFPEYPVSECIKVYGILGGTPLYINRFHAKRSIKENICRTILSENGALHHAVDDLLAGQLRERSVYHTILSCFTSGTQKLNDIYLRTGISRAKISVYMKKLSEVGILEKVHSFETGGWENAKKGVYRIHNPFVHFWFYFVYPNLSDFHFLGAEEFYEKHIAPDLDGYLNQYFSKVCEEYLSLLGKVGRLPMKVTKIGTWVGKEGTIDVVMQNEIREMMVGVCNWSEPEFDKKMCQKMFESLEQAKIKPRFIFLFSATTFAEEVKKMAKEDERFILVDMNEL; from the coding sequence ATGGTTGTAAAAACAGCAGTATTAAAACAACTAGAAGCGCTTTTTAAAGAGCAAGGAAATTCCGTTCTTATTTTATATGGAAGAAAGGAATGTGAAAAAGAACAGCTCCTGAACGTATATTGCCAGAATAAAAAGTATTTTTATTATAGAGCCAGAGAGACCGAAGCGAGGCAGCAGCTTATCTATATGGAAAAGGAGATACAATCCCGTTTCCAGGTTGCGGTTTCGAAACAAAATTACGAGGAGTATTTTAAACGTGTAAAAAGCGGTGGACCGGAAAAGCTTGTCCTTGTAATCGATGAATTCGACCGCATTGTGAAAAAGGATGATTCGTTTTGGAAGGCGGTCGTTCTTTTAAAGGAGAAAAAGCTATATCCGGGACCGGTTCAGATTATTTTAAGTACCTCAAACGAAAACTGGGTAGAACATGAGATGGAGGCGGAGAAAAAATCAGACTATGACCGCTTTGTGGATAAGAAGATAAAAGTGGGCGATTTAGACTTCCTGGAGGTCGTGCGTGCTTTCCCGGAGTACCCGGTAAGCGAATGTATTAAGGTATATGGCATACTTGGCGGTACGCCGCTTTATATCAACCGTTTTCATGCCAAGAGGAGCATAAAGGAAAATATATGCCGTACCATTCTTTCGGAAAACGGAGCACTCCATCATGCGGTGGATGATCTGCTTGCAGGACAATTGCGGGAGAGGTCAGTTTATCATACCATTTTAAGCTGCTTTACCTCTGGAACGCAGAAACTGAATGATATTTATCTAAGGACAGGCATCTCCAGAGCAAAAATTAGTGTCTATATGAAAAAATTAAGCGAGGTTGGAATCCTTGAAAAAGTCCATTCTTTTGAGACGGGTGGATGGGAAAATGCGAAAAAGGGCGTTTACCGGATTCACAATCCATTTGTGCATTTTTGGTTTTACTTTGTGTATCCGAACCTGTCCGATTTTCATTTTTTAGGAGCGGAAGAGTTCTATGAGAAACACATTGCACCTGATTTGGACGGTTATTTAAACCAGTACTTTTCAAAAGTATGTGAAGAATACCTGTCGCTGCTTGGAAAAGTGGGAAGGCTGCCTATGAAGGTAACAAAAATAGGAACCTGGGTTGGAAAAGAAGGCACCATCGATGTCGTGATGCAAAATGAGATACGCGAGATGATGGTCGGTGTCTGTAACTGGTCGGAGCCGGAATTTGACAAAAAAATGTGTCAGAAGATGTTTGAAAGTTTGGAGCAGGCAAAAATTAAACCAAGATTTATTTTCTTGTTTTCTGCCACAACTTTTGCGGAAGAAGTAAAGAAAATGGCAAAGGAGGATGAGCGGTTCATCCTTGTTGACATGAATGAATTGTAA
- a CDS encoding methyl-accepting chemotaxis protein, with the protein MEQKNFKYSDQKEQFQRANSFLLSGYIAYYVILLALIWFSAAIGLRSTGFSTMFSCVIVVAILLLLLLRTRMKDSKKYRYVSLPFQIFITMFMGFAFSEGFVQLIAVIPLACGILFFDKKYTLITGGFLAANEILITLMKFATHENFENGSTISQLFNVCSVFFLIIVIYRITCVAGEFIAHTLGQIEAEKANVERMMDDVVQVAGEVRKGTESAMDIVNTLNSSTEFVNGAMKDISDSTLSTAENIQTQTDMTAHIQESIEHTLESSKTMVEVARQSNELTDKSMAVMNELKQQSHVITDTNSNVAAAMKSLKERTDAVKSIADTIFAISSQTNLLALNASIESARAGEAGRGFAVVADEIRQLAERTRLETENIASILEELSLNADTASEAVERSLVATNEQEGMIADALKRFEDMNQNVAHLTDEISNIDAMLQNLSDANNQIVDNITTLSATTEEVTSSSSQAATSSYKNLENAKDAQKQLEAILNVSHELDKYMKD; encoded by the coding sequence ATGGAACAGAAAAATTTTAAGTATTCCGATCAAAAAGAACAATTCCAGCGTGCAAACAGTTTTCTCTTATCCGGCTACATTGCATACTATGTTATTTTGCTCGCACTGATCTGGTTCTCAGCAGCCATCGGACTGCGCTCCACAGGATTTTCTACCATGTTTTCCTGTGTTATTGTTGTTGCAATCCTTCTTCTTCTCTTGTTACGGACAAGAATGAAGGATTCCAAAAAATACCGCTATGTATCCCTGCCATTTCAGATTTTCATTACCATGTTTATGGGATTTGCTTTCAGCGAGGGATTCGTGCAGCTGATTGCTGTGATACCACTTGCCTGCGGTATTTTGTTTTTCGACAAAAAATATACGCTCATTACCGGCGGATTTCTTGCCGCAAATGAAATTTTAATTACACTTATGAAATTTGCCACACATGAAAACTTCGAAAATGGTTCCACCATTTCCCAGCTTTTTAATGTTTGCAGTGTGTTCTTCCTTATCATTGTCATCTACCGCATTACCTGTGTTGCAGGCGAATTTATCGCACACACGCTTGGTCAGATTGAAGCTGAGAAGGCAAATGTGGAACGTATGATGGATGATGTTGTCCAGGTAGCCGGTGAAGTAAGAAAAGGCACCGAATCTGCGATGGACATTGTCAACACCTTGAATTCTTCTACCGAATTTGTAAACGGTGCCATGAAGGATATTTCAGACAGTACACTTTCCACTGCAGAAAACATCCAGACTCAGACCGATATGACCGCTCATATCCAGGAATCCATTGAGCATACACTTGAGAGCTCCAAAACCATGGTTGAGGTTGCCAGACAGTCCAATGAACTGACAGACAAGAGTATGGCCGTCATGAACGAATTAAAGCAGCAATCCCATGTGATTACCGATACCAACTCTAACGTAGCTGCGGCAATGAAATCCTTAAAAGAGCGCACCGATGCTGTAAAATCGATCGCAGATACTATTTTTGCAATTTCAAGCCAGACCAACCTGCTCGCACTAAATGCTTCCATTGAAAGTGCCAGAGCCGGAGAAGCCGGACGTGGATTTGCAGTTGTTGCAGATGAGATTCGTCAGTTGGCAGAGCGAACACGTTTAGAAACGGAAAACATTGCCTCTATCCTTGAGGAATTATCCTTGAATGCCGATACCGCATCGGAAGCCGTAGAACGCTCTCTGGTCGCTACAAATGAGCAGGAAGGCATGATTGCAGATGCGTTGAAACGTTTCGAGGATATGAATCAGAACGTCGCACACTTGACCGATGAGATTTCCAACATTGATGCAATGTTACAGAACTTATCCGATGCAAACAACCAGATTGTAGATAACATCACAACCTTGTCTGCTACAACAGAGGAAGTAACCTCCTCCTCAAGCCAGGCTGCAACCTCTTCTTACAAGAACCTTGAGAATGCAAAAGATGCGCAGAAACAATTAGAAGCGATTTTAAATGTTTCTCATGAATTAGATAAATATATGAAGGATTAG
- the asd gene encoding aspartate-semialdehyde dehydrogenase: protein MSEKLKVGILGGTGMVGQRFISLLENHPWFEVTTIAASPRSAGKTYEEAVGGRWKMDTPMPEAVKNIVVMNVNEVEKVASEVDFVFSAVDMTKEEIKKIEEDYAKTETPVVSNNSAHRWTPDVPMVVPEINPEHMEVIKYQRERLGTKRGFVAVKPNCSIQSYAPVLTAWKEFEPYEVVATTYQAISGAGKTFKDWPEMVGNIIPYIGGEEEKSEKEPLRIWGHIDDEKKEIVPATSPVITCQCIRVPVLNGHTAAVFVKFKKKPTKEQLVEALRNYRGVPQELELPSAPKQFIQYLEEDNRPQVSLDVNFEHGMGVSVGRLREDTVYDWKFVGLSHNTVRGAAGGAVLCAELLKAQGYITKK from the coding sequence ATGAGTGAAAAACTGAAAGTTGGTATTTTGGGCGGAACTGGAATGGTAGGACAGAGATTTATTTCTCTGTTAGAGAATCATCCTTGGTTTGAGGTAACTACAATTGCGGCAAGTCCAAGAAGTGCTGGCAAGACTTATGAAGAGGCTGTTGGTGGAAGATGGAAAATGGATACACCAATGCCGGAAGCTGTAAAAAATATTGTTGTTATGAATGTTAACGAGGTTGAAAAGGTTGCATCTGAAGTTGATTTTGTTTTCTCCGCAGTTGATATGACAAAAGAAGAAATCAAAAAAATCGAAGAGGATTATGCAAAGACAGAGACACCGGTTGTCTCAAATAACAGTGCCCACAGATGGACACCGGATGTTCCTATGGTTGTACCGGAAATCAATCCAGAACATATGGAAGTCATCAAATATCAGAGAGAAAGACTTGGTACAAAACGTGGTTTTGTAGCTGTAAAGCCAAACTGTTCCATTCAGTCTTATGCGCCGGTTCTTACTGCATGGAAAGAATTTGAGCCATATGAAGTTGTAGCAACAACTTATCAGGCAATTTCCGGAGCTGGTAAGACATTTAAGGACTGGCCGGAAATGGTTGGAAATATCATTCCTTACATTGGTGGAGAAGAAGAAAAATCAGAAAAAGAGCCACTTCGTATCTGGGGACATATTGATGATGAGAAAAAGGAAATTGTTCCTGCAACATCACCGGTGATTACCTGTCAGTGTATCCGTGTGCCAGTATTAAACGGTCACACAGCAGCTGTATTTGTGAAGTTTAAAAAGAAACCAACCAAAGAACAGTTAGTAGAAGCATTAAGAAATTACCGTGGAGTTCCACAGGAATTAGAACTTCCAAGTGCTCCAAAACAGTTCATCCAGTACTTAGAAGAAGACAATCGTCCACAGGTATCATTGGATGTAAACTTTGAGCATGGTATGGGTGTTTCCGTCGGACGTTTAAGAGAAGATACAGTTTACGACTGGAAATTTGTAGGCTTATCCCACAATACAGTTCGTGGAGCTGCAGGTGGTGCAGTGCTTTGTGCAGAGTTATTAAAGGCTCAGGGATATATTACAAAGAAATAA